One window of the Ananas comosus cultivar F153 linkage group 21, ASM154086v1, whole genome shotgun sequence genome contains the following:
- the LOC109726602 gene encoding lipase-like PAD4 has translation MDALKEEEDDSMFETSHVLGSLVASSPLLGHAWRACARADAAGPRSFVAERPGGGGGAAVHVAFSGASAAAAAAAADAGGDALRPVPIGGGGGGGLFSQLVGGGGGGGGDGEEEVLVQAWALRFYVALCKTPEYQMLLDDVKDKSVVFTGHAMGGAVASLAALHFLCSSFCFTSSTTKSLLCVTFGSPLLGNEALSRAILRERWNGNFFHVVSQHDFMPRLFFCPLNSISSRLRTYLQSRQFSMHAPNEEKMELHKFISPHIAAAVTGQKQKRKLSAVVYDRSPYKPFGNYGLCSMEGMVCIDNPTAVAQMLYVTFVTNWQSNSNIEEHLSYGDLVVNISQNLLKRKRISVEDEDPKSNYESGISLALEASGIGVKGIGAMAARECLKQSKRMGQSPNLICANLAIRLGKITPCRAQIEWYKTSCDDDMGYYDAFKLRKAKKDSKANMNRIKLAKFWDSVIEMLQNNQLPYDFHKRAKWANAAQFYKLLVEPLDIAEYYRSRYHKTKGHYLTHGRERRYEIFDKWWEGKKDCVDTTNMKRSKFAGLTQDSCFWAKVEEAMEWLDDLRSQSDPAKVAQLRKKLNEFDCYSKRLVERKDVSIDVLAPRSSFRLWLEEWKDLKFNPSF, from the exons ATGGACGCgctcaaagaagaagaagacgactccat GTTCGAGACGAGCCACGTGCTGGGGAGCCTCGTCGCGTCGTCCCCGCTCCTAGGGCACGCGTGGCGCGCGTGCGCGCGCGCGGACGCGGCGGGGCCGAGGAGCTTCGTGGCCGAGCGCccgggcgggggcggcggcgcagCCGTCCACGTCGCGTTCTCCGGCGCCAGcgccgcggcggccgcggcggccgcGGACGCGGGAGGGGACGCGCTCCGACCGGTGcccatcggcggcggcggcggtggagggcTCTTCTCCCAGCttgtgggcggcggcggcggcggcggcggggatggGGAGGAGGAGGTGCTCGTGCAAGCTTGGGCTTTGCGTTTCTATGTCGCCTTGTGTAAGACACCGGAGTATCAA ATGCTTCTGGATGATGTCAAAGACAAATCAGTGGTATTCACAGGCCATGCAATGGGCGGTGCGGTCGCTTCGCTTGCGGCCCTTCACTTCCTTTGCTCATCGTTCTGCTTCACTTCTTCAACCACCAAATCCCTCTTATGCGTCACCTTCGGAAGTCCGCTTCTCGGAAATGAGGCTCTATCTCGAGCCATTCTTAGAGAAAGATGGAATGGTAACTTCTTCCACGTCGTCTCACAGCACGATTTCATGCCAAGGCTCTTCTTTTGCCCTCTCAACTCAATTTCTTCTCGTCTTAGAACCTACTTGCAGTCGAGGCAATTCTCAATGCATGCACCTAATGAAGAAAAGATGGAACTGCATAAGTTTATATCTCCGCATATTGCTGCTGCCGTGACCGGGCAGAAGCAGAAGCGGAAGCTATCTGCTGTGGTTTATGACAGAAGCCCTTACAAGCCATTTGGGAACTACGGTTTGTGCTCTATGGAGGGAATGGTGTGCATTGATAATCCAACTGCAGTGGCACAGATGCTCTATGTGACATTCGTAACTAATTGGCAGTCAAACTCCAACATCGAGGAGCATCTTTCTTATGGTGATCTTGTAGTGAATATCTCGCAAAACTTGCTAAAGAGGAAGCGAATTTCCGTTGAAGATGaggaccccaaatcaaactaCGAGTCAGGGATTTCACTCGCACTCGAGGCATCGGGTATCGGAGTAAAG GGCATTGGAGCTATGGCTGCACGCGAGTGCCTAAAACAATCGAAGAGGATGGGCCAAAGTCCTAATCTGATCTGTGCCAATCTAGCAATCAGGCTTGGCAAAATAACCCCATGTCGGGCTCAAATCGAATGGTACAAGACCTCTTGCGACGACGACATGGGCTACTACGATGCATTCAAGCTTAGGAAGGCCAAGAAGGACTCCAAAGCAAACATGAACCGAATAAAACTAGCTAAATTTTGGGACAGCGTGATTGAAATGCTTCAAAACAACCAACTTCCTTATGATTTCCACAAAAGAGCCAAGTGGGCTAATGCAGCTCAATTCTACAAGCTTCTGGTTGAGCCATTGGACATTGCTGAGTATTACAGAAGCCGGTATCACAAGACTAAAGGCCATTATTTGACTCATGGGAGAGAAAGGAGGTACGAGATCTTCGATAAGTGGTGGGAAGGGAAGAAGGATTGTGTTGATACCACGAATATGAAGAGGAGTAAGTTTGCTGGGTTGACTCAAGATTCGTGTTTCTGGGCGAAGGTCGAAGAAGCAATGGAGTGGCTGGATGATTTGAGAAGCCAGAGTGATCCTGCGAAGGTGGCGCAATTGAGGAAAAAGTTGAATGAATTTGATTGTTACTCGAAGCGATTGGTGGAGAGGAAAGATGTGTCGATAGACGTGTTGGCCCCGCGCTCGAGCTTCAGGCTGTGGTTGGAAGAATGGAAGGATCTCAAGTTTAACCCCAGCTTCTAA